In the genome of Pseudomonas bubulae, one region contains:
- a CDS encoding malic enzyme-like NAD(P)-binding protein: protein MSDLKTAALEYHAQPRPGKLSVELTKPTATARDLALAYSPGVAEPVREIARDPELAYKYTGKGNLVAVISDGTAILGLGNLGPLASKPVMEGKGVLFKRFAGIDVFDIEVDSESPQAFIDTVKRISITFGGINLEDIKAPECFEIERALIEQCDIPVFHDDQHGTAIVTAAGMINALEIAGKTLAQAKIVCLGAGAAAISCMKLLVSMGATIENIYMIDRTGVIHSGRDDLNQYKSAFAHATEKRTLADAMDGADVFVGLSGPNLLSAEDLLRMAPNPIVFACSNPDPEISPELAHATRNDVIMATGRSDYPNQVNNVLGFPFIFRGALDVRAKRINEEMKIAAANALRELAKLPVPQEVCDAYGGIKLEFGREYIIPKPMDARLITLISDAVAKAAIETGVATLPYPKNYPLKSVDDVFNG, encoded by the coding sequence ATGTCTGATTTGAAAACTGCCGCTCTCGAATACCATGCCCAGCCACGTCCAGGCAAACTGAGTGTCGAGCTTACCAAACCTACCGCTACTGCCCGCGATCTAGCGCTGGCATACAGCCCGGGTGTAGCCGAACCAGTGCGCGAAATCGCCCGCGACCCTGAACTGGCCTACAAGTACACCGGCAAGGGCAACCTGGTAGCCGTGATCTCTGATGGCACCGCTATCCTGGGCCTGGGTAATCTCGGCCCATTGGCCTCCAAACCTGTTATGGAAGGCAAAGGCGTGTTGTTCAAGCGCTTTGCCGGTATCGATGTTTTCGACATCGAAGTTGATTCCGAGAGCCCACAGGCTTTCATCGACACCGTAAAACGCATCTCCATCACCTTCGGCGGCATCAACCTCGAAGACATCAAGGCACCTGAGTGCTTTGAGATCGAACGTGCTCTGATCGAGCAGTGCGATATCCCTGTATTCCATGATGACCAGCACGGCACCGCTATCGTGACCGCGGCCGGCATGATCAACGCCCTGGAAATCGCTGGCAAAACCCTGGCGCAAGCCAAGATCGTTTGCCTGGGCGCCGGTGCTGCTGCCATCTCCTGCATGAAATTGCTGGTGAGCATGGGCGCAACCATCGAAAACATCTACATGATCGACCGTACCGGTGTGATCCACTCCGGCCGTGACGACCTGAACCAGTACAAGTCGGCATTCGCCCATGCTACCGAGAAGCGCACCCTGGCTGATGCCATGGACGGCGCAGACGTGTTCGTTGGCCTGTCGGGTCCGAACCTGCTGAGCGCTGAAGACTTGCTGCGCATGGCGCCTAACCCGATCGTGTTCGCGTGCTCGAACCCGGATCCGGAAATCTCCCCGGAGCTGGCTCACGCCACCCGTAACGACGTGATCATGGCCACTGGCCGTTCGGACTACCCGAACCAGGTCAATAACGTGCTGGGCTTCCCTTTCATCTTCCGTGGTGCCCTGGACGTTCGCGCCAAGCGCATCAACGAAGAAATGAAAATCGCTGCAGCCAACGCATTGCGTGAACTGGCCAAACTGCCAGTGCCACAAGAAGTGTGTGACGCTTACGGCGGTATCAAGCTGGAATTCGGTCGTGAATACATCATCCCGAAACCAATGGATGCACGCCTGATCACTCTGATCTCCGATGCAGTGGCCAAGGCTGCCATCGAGACCGGTGTTGCAACCCTGCCATACCCGAAAAACTACCCGCTCAAAAGCGTGGATGACGTCTTCAACGGCTAA
- a CDS encoding thermonuclease family protein, translating into MTMGRLLGLARLLKKASLAGAFFVPAIWLASVSAAPLCPAPGAVAYATVERVTDGDTLRLKDGRSVRMIGLNAPETGKKGRPAEPFAEAARKRLQTLVAQSDGRVGLLAGKQARDRYGRTLAHVFGADGSNLEARLLADGLGFQVAIAPNVALLDCQQAAERSARKARLGLWRQSPVLAPQQIRRSGFALVSGTVSQVRRNQGGLWIDLQGGLVLNIALRQLPTFDQKQLARLQGAQVEARGWVLDRSQRAGVKAGQARWMLPLTHPGMLKVIAR; encoded by the coding sequence ATGACCATGGGCAGGCTTTTGGGTCTGGCCAGGTTATTGAAAAAGGCGTCCCTTGCGGGCGCCTTTTTTGTGCCTGCGATTTGGCTGGCCAGTGTTTCGGCCGCGCCGTTGTGCCCGGCGCCAGGGGCTGTGGCCTACGCCACGGTGGAGCGGGTGACCGATGGCGACACCCTGCGTCTCAAGGATGGCCGCAGCGTGCGCATGATCGGCCTCAATGCCCCGGAGACGGGCAAAAAAGGCCGGCCCGCCGAGCCCTTTGCCGAGGCGGCGCGCAAGCGCCTGCAAACGCTGGTGGCGCAAAGCGATGGCCGTGTCGGGTTGCTGGCAGGTAAACAGGCCCGGGATCGTTATGGTCGCACCCTGGCCCATGTATTTGGTGCCGATGGCAGCAACCTTGAAGCCCGATTGCTGGCTGACGGCCTGGGATTTCAGGTGGCTATCGCGCCGAATGTGGCGCTGCTTGACTGTCAGCAAGCCGCCGAGCGCAGTGCGCGCAAGGCTCGTCTGGGCCTTTGGCGGCAGTCGCCGGTGCTGGCGCCGCAACAAATCCGTCGCTCGGGTTTCGCCCTGGTGAGTGGCACGGTCAGTCAGGTCCGGCGCAATCAGGGCGGGCTCTGGATCGACCTGCAAGGCGGCCTGGTGTTGAACATTGCGCTCAGGCAATTGCCCACTTTCGATCAAAAGCAACTGGCCAGGTTGCAAGGTGCGCAAGTCGAGGCCAGAGGTTGGGTTCTGGATCGTTCGCAGCGTGCAGGCGTGAAGGCCGGGCAGGCACGCTGGATGTTGCCTTTAACTCATCCGGGAATGCTTAAAGTCATTGCTCGCTAA
- the rpmE gene encoding 50S ribosomal protein L31, producing the protein MKADIHPAYETILVTCSCGNKFETRSNLCKPLGTDVCNECHPFYTGKQKTLDVGGRVDRFKTRFGAFGATKKAAE; encoded by the coding sequence ATGAAAGCCGATATCCATCCAGCGTACGAAACAATCCTGGTAACTTGCAGCTGCGGCAACAAGTTCGAAACTCGTTCGAACCTGTGCAAGCCACTGGGCACCGACGTATGCAACGAGTGCCACCCGTTCTACACCGGTAAGCAGAAAACTCTGGACGTTGGCGGTCGTGTTGATCGCTTCAAAACTCGTTTCGGTGCTTTCGGCGCTACGAAAAAAGCCGCCGAGTAA
- a CDS encoding primosomal protein N': MPDAILRLALPSPLRRLFDYRAPAGVLRSQLQPGMRLRVPFGRREMIGILVEVVDHSEVPAEKLKPAIALLDATPPLPASLFKLCLWTSQYYQHSLGDTLSWALPVLLRQGELAETRQERFWQIAPGARLDDPRVARAPRQREALATLAQHPHGVAHQLLSKLMLSKDSLDLLLAKELVTVEIRRHAPSERHEHWLAQPELPLNDEQRAAYEAIRAGFDHFHAFLLAGVTGSGKTEVYLQLIRETLQAGKQALVLIPEINLGPQTLARFEQRFNARIALVHSAVNDRERLESWLAARDGEADIIIGTRSALFTPMKNPGLIIIDEEHDGSYKQQEGLRYHARDLALVRARQENIPIVLGSATPSLESLHNAYTGRYGLLRLNERAGGAKQPRFLRLDVKSRPLDSGISGPMQQAIGQTLAAGQQVLVFLNRRGFAPTLLCHDCGWMSECQRCDARMTVHQRSGELRCHHCGYVERVPRNCPQCGKVDLRPVGAGTERAEERLGILFPDYPVLRVDRDSTSRKDAMNQLFATIQKGQPCILIGTQMLAKGHHFPRVTLVSILDADGGLFSGDFRASERMAQLIVQVAGRAGRAEEPGKVIIQTHLADHPLLIQLTEQGYFAFAEQALSERRAAGLPPFAHLALLRAEAHKPGQAEGFLDEACSEAERLLGELNLGGIELLGPVPAPMERRAGRYRAQLLLQANARAPLHRLLSQWLLVLEQMPSGRQVRWSLDVDPVDLY, encoded by the coding sequence GTGCCCGACGCCATTTTGCGCCTTGCCCTGCCTTCCCCCTTGCGCCGCCTGTTTGATTACCGGGCGCCTGCTGGCGTGCTGCGCAGTCAATTACAGCCCGGCATGCGCCTGCGGGTACCGTTCGGACGACGGGAGATGATTGGCATACTGGTCGAGGTGGTCGACCACAGCGAAGTACCAGCCGAAAAGCTCAAGCCCGCCATCGCCCTGCTCGACGCCACGCCGCCGCTGCCCGCCTCTTTATTCAAGCTGTGCCTGTGGACGTCGCAGTACTACCAGCACAGCCTGGGCGACACCCTGAGCTGGGCGTTGCCAGTATTGCTGCGCCAGGGTGAGCTGGCCGAAACGCGCCAGGAACGATTCTGGCAGATTGCCCCGGGCGCCCGGCTTGACGACCCCCGTGTTGCCCGCGCTCCACGCCAGCGTGAAGCACTGGCCACCCTCGCCCAGCACCCCCACGGCGTGGCGCATCAACTGTTAAGCAAGTTGATGCTGAGCAAGGACAGCCTCGACCTGCTGCTGGCCAAGGAGCTGGTCACTGTCGAGATCCGCCGCCATGCACCCAGTGAGCGCCATGAACATTGGCTGGCTCAGCCCGAGTTGCCGCTCAACGACGAGCAACGCGCTGCCTACGAAGCGATTCGCGCAGGTTTCGACCACTTCCATGCCTTCCTGCTGGCCGGGGTCACTGGCAGCGGCAAGACCGAAGTGTATTTGCAATTGATCCGTGAAACCCTCCAGGCCGGCAAGCAGGCGCTGGTGCTGATCCCGGAAATCAACCTGGGTCCGCAAACCCTGGCCCGCTTCGAACAACGCTTCAATGCCCGTATTGCGCTGGTGCATTCTGCGGTCAATGACCGCGAGCGCCTGGAAAGCTGGCTGGCAGCCCGTGATGGCGAAGCCGACATTATTATTGGCACGCGTTCAGCGCTGTTCACCCCGATGAAAAACCCGGGGCTGATCATTATCGACGAAGAGCACGACGGCTCTTATAAACAGCAGGAAGGTTTGCGCTACCACGCCCGCGACCTGGCACTGGTGCGTGCCCGGCAGGAAAACATCCCCATCGTACTCGGCTCCGCAACGCCATCACTGGAAAGCCTGCACAACGCCTACACCGGCCGTTACGGCTTGCTGCGCCTGAACGAACGTGCTGGCGGGGCCAAACAGCCTCGTTTTCTGCGCCTGGATGTGAAAAGCCGTCCCCTGGACAGCGGCATTTCCGGGCCGATGCAACAGGCCATCGGCCAAACCCTCGCTGCAGGCCAGCAAGTACTGGTGTTTTTGAACCGTCGAGGCTTCGCGCCGACATTGCTGTGCCATGACTGTGGCTGGATGTCTGAATGCCAGCGCTGCGATGCGCGCATGACCGTTCATCAGCGCTCTGGCGAGCTACGCTGCCATCACTGCGGCTACGTCGAGCGCGTTCCGCGCAACTGCCCGCAATGCGGCAAAGTCGACCTGCGGCCTGTAGGTGCCGGGACTGAGCGCGCCGAAGAGCGGCTGGGGATTTTGTTCCCCGACTACCCGGTACTGCGGGTAGATCGAGACAGCACCTCGCGCAAGGACGCGATGAACCAACTGTTTGCCACGATCCAGAAGGGCCAGCCGTGCATACTGATCGGCACACAAATGCTCGCCAAAGGCCATCACTTCCCCCGGGTGACGCTGGTATCGATCCTGGATGCCGATGGCGGCCTGTTCTCCGGCGACTTCCGCGCCAGCGAGCGCATGGCCCAGCTGATCGTTCAGGTCGCGGGCCGGGCCGGCCGGGCTGAAGAGCCGGGCAAGGTGATTATCCAGACCCATCTGGCCGACCACCCGCTGCTGATCCAACTGACCGAGCAGGGTTACTTCGCCTTCGCCGAACAGGCCCTGAGCGAACGCCGGGCGGCAGGACTGCCGCCTTTCGCCCATCTGGCGCTGCTGCGCGCAGAAGCCCACAAACCGGGACAAGCCGAAGGTTTTCTGGATGAAGCCTGCAGCGAGGCTGAACGCCTGCTGGGTGAGCTGAACCTGGGGGGTATCGAGTTGCTCGGCCCCGTGCCTGCGCCAATGGAGCGCAGGGCCGGACGCTATCGTGCTCAACTACTATTACAGGCCAATGCCCGTGCACCGCTGCATCGTTTACTGAGCCAATGGCTGCTGGTCCTTGAGCAAATGCCCAGCGGTCGTCAGGTGCGCTGGTCGCTGGACGTGGACCCGGTAGACCTTTATTGA
- the argS gene encoding arginine--tRNA ligase, which yields MKDTIRQLIQQALAQLVTEGVLPEGLTPAIQVENARDKTHGDFASNIAMMLAKPAGMKPRDLAEKIIAALPADEQISKTEIAGPGFLNFFQNTQALASRLDAALADEKIGVRKATPAMRTVIDMSAPNLAKEMHVGHLRSTIIGDGVARVLEFLGDEVIRQNHVGDWGTQFGMLMAYLEENPITSDELSDLENFYRAAKKRFDESPEFADRARSLVVKLQAGDPDCLALWTKFKDISLSHCQKIYEQLNVKLTMADVMGESAYNDDLINVVNDLKAKGMLVESNGAQCVFLDEFKNAEGEPLPVIIVKADGGYLYATTDLAAIRYRSGVLKADRALYFVDQRQALHFQQVFAVARKAGFITHPMEMEHMGFGTMNGADGRPFKTRDGGTVKLIDLLNEAKERAYTLVKEKNPELPEDELRAIAKVVGIGAVKYADLSKHRTSDYSFNFDLMLNFEGNTAPYLLYAYTRVAGVFRKLGKGFEEVQGQIVLEAPQEQELAAKLAQFGEVLNNVAEKGTPHTLCTYLYEVAGLFSSFYENCPILSAEDEAQKQSRLRLAALAGRTLKQGLELLGLETLERM from the coding sequence ATGAAAGACACCATTCGCCAGCTTATTCAACAAGCCCTAGCTCAACTCGTCACAGAAGGTGTGTTGCCTGAAGGCCTGACGCCAGCGATTCAGGTGGAAAACGCCCGTGACAAAACCCACGGCGACTTCGCCAGCAACATCGCCATGATGCTGGCCAAGCCTGCGGGTATGAAACCCCGTGATCTGGCTGAAAAAATCATCGCGGCACTGCCCGCCGATGAGCAGATCAGCAAAACCGAAATCGCCGGCCCTGGCTTCCTGAATTTCTTCCAGAACACCCAGGCCCTGGCTTCGCGCCTCGACGCGGCCCTGGCTGACGAGAAAATCGGTGTACGCAAGGCCACCCCGGCCATGCGTACCGTGATCGACATGTCCGCGCCCAACCTGGCCAAAGAGATGCATGTGGGCCACTTGCGCTCCACCATCATTGGCGATGGCGTGGCCCGTGTACTGGAATTCCTCGGCGACGAGGTGATTCGCCAAAACCACGTAGGCGACTGGGGCACCCAGTTCGGCATGCTGATGGCCTATCTGGAAGAAAACCCGATCACCAGCGACGAGCTGTCCGATCTGGAAAACTTCTACCGCGCCGCGAAAAAACGCTTTGACGAGTCCCCGGAGTTCGCCGACCGTGCCCGTAGCCTGGTGGTCAAGCTGCAAGCCGGTGACCCGGACTGCCTGGCGCTGTGGACCAAGTTCAAAGACATCTCACTGTCGCACTGCCAGAAAATCTACGAGCAGTTGAACGTTAAACTGACCATGGCTGACGTAATGGGCGAAAGCGCCTACAACGACGACCTGATCAACGTGGTCAACGACCTCAAGGCCAAGGGCATGCTGGTCGAGAGCAACGGCGCCCAGTGCGTGTTCCTCGACGAGTTCAAGAATGCCGAAGGCGAGCCGCTGCCCGTCATCATCGTCAAGGCCGACGGCGGCTATCTATACGCCACCACTGACTTGGCAGCCATTCGCTATCGCAGCGGCGTATTGAAAGCCGATCGCGCCCTGTACTTCGTCGATCAGCGCCAGGCCCTGCACTTCCAGCAGGTGTTTGCGGTTGCGCGCAAGGCCGGTTTCATCACCCATCCGATGGAAATGGAACACATGGGCTTCGGCACCATGAACGGCGCCGATGGCCGTCCATTCAAGACCCGTGATGGCGGTACGGTTAAACTCATTGACCTGCTCAACGAAGCCAAAGAACGTGCCTACACGTTGGTTAAAGAGAAAAACCCGGAGTTGCCTGAAGACGAACTGCGTGCCATCGCCAAAGTTGTCGGCATTGGCGCGGTGAAATACGCCGACCTGTCCAAGCACCGCACCAGCGACTACAGCTTCAACTTCGACTTGATGCTGAACTTTGAAGGCAATACCGCACCTTACCTGCTGTACGCCTACACCCGCGTTGCGGGCGTGTTCCGCAAACTGGGCAAGGGCTTTGAAGAAGTGCAGGGCCAGATCGTGCTTGAAGCCCCGCAAGAACAGGAACTGGCTGCCAAGCTGGCGCAGTTCGGCGAGGTGCTGAACAACGTGGCCGAAAAAGGCACGCCTCATACCCTCTGTACTTACCTGTACGAAGTGGCCGGCCTGTTCTCCAGCTTTTACGAGAACTGCCCGATCCTGAGCGCCGAAGACGAAGCACAGAAACAGAGTCGCTTGCGTCTGGCGGCACTGGCAGGCCGTACCCTCAAGCAAGGCCTGGAACTGCTGGGTCTGGAAACCCTGGAGCGCATGTAA
- a CDS encoding SPOR domain-containing protein — MAAKKKPVPKRGASRYQAPAKKPIPGWLWMAIGLTVGAFIVFLMKLEPGQGDDVKRVKQEQQKATKVAEANKTAPSPTQPAKPKYDFYTLLPESEVLVPPEAVPEKTLPTPQTAPLAPVTPAEAAKIDTARAQAALSGITPPPAPPVVKAAPVTKFFLQAGSFRKQADAEKVRAQIILLGQTATVEAGTVKDETWYRVLVGPFSNRDQLTVAQKQLAGGGFNNLLLQQRR; from the coding sequence TTGGCCGCCAAGAAGAAACCAGTACCCAAGCGTGGTGCCAGCCGGTATCAGGCGCCCGCCAAAAAGCCGATCCCGGGCTGGCTATGGATGGCCATCGGCCTGACCGTGGGCGCCTTTATCGTGTTTCTGATGAAGCTCGAACCCGGCCAGGGTGATGACGTCAAACGGGTCAAGCAGGAGCAGCAGAAAGCCACGAAAGTGGCCGAAGCCAACAAGACCGCGCCGAGCCCGACTCAGCCGGCCAAGCCCAAGTACGACTTCTATACCTTGCTGCCCGAGTCTGAAGTGCTCGTGCCGCCAGAAGCCGTGCCCGAGAAGACCCTGCCTACACCACAAACCGCGCCGCTGGCACCGGTAACACCGGCTGAAGCAGCCAAAATCGACACCGCCCGCGCCCAGGCAGCCTTGAGCGGAATCACTCCGCCTCCAGCGCCACCTGTCGTCAAGGCGGCACCGGTTACCAAGTTCTTCCTGCAAGCGGGCTCGTTCCGCAAACAGGCCGATGCCGAAAAAGTACGCGCGCAAATCATCCTGCTGGGCCAGACCGCTACGGTTGAAGCCGGCACGGTGAAAGACGAAACCTGGTACCGGGTGCTGGTTGGCCCGTTCAGCAATCGCGACCAGTTGACGGTGGCCCAAAAGCAATTGGCGGGCGGCGGTTTCAACAACCTGTTGTTGCAACAGCGCCGCTGA
- the hslV gene encoding ATP-dependent protease subunit HslV, whose product MTTIVSVRRHGKVVMAGDGQVSLGNTVMKGNAKKVRRLYHGQVIAGFAGATADAFTLFERFEGQLEKHQGHLVRAAVELAKEWRTDRSLSRLEAMLAVANKDASLIITGNGDVVEPEDGLIAMGSGGAFAQAAARALLMKTELSAREIAETALGIAGDICVFTNHNITIEEQDLAE is encoded by the coding sequence TTGACCACCATCGTTTCAGTACGCCGCCACGGCAAAGTCGTCATGGCTGGCGACGGCCAGGTTTCTCTTGGCAATACCGTGATGAAAGGCAACGCGAAAAAAGTCCGTCGCCTCTATCACGGCCAGGTCATCGCCGGTTTCGCCGGTGCCACCGCTGATGCATTCACCCTGTTCGAACGCTTTGAAGGCCAGCTTGAAAAGCACCAGGGCCATCTGGTTCGCGCCGCTGTCGAGTTGGCCAAAGAATGGCGTACCGACCGCTCGCTGAGCCGCCTGGAAGCCATGCTGGCCGTAGCCAACAAGGACGCATCCTTGATCATCACCGGTAACGGTGACGTGGTTGAGCCTGAAGACGGCTTGATCGCAATGGGTTCGGGCGGTGCATTCGCCCAGGCAGCGGCCCGTGCCCTGCTGATGAAGACCGAACTGTCGGCCCGCGAAATCGCTGAAACAGCACTCGGTATTGCTGGCGATATCTGCGTATTCACCAACCACAACATCACTATTGAGGAGCAGGACCTCGCTGAATAA
- the hslU gene encoding ATP-dependent protease ATPase subunit HslU — MSMTPREIVHELNRHIIGQDDAKRAVAIALRNRWRRMQLPEELRVEVTPKNILMIGPTGVGKTEIARRLAKLANAPFIKVEATKFTEVGYVGRDVESIIRDLADAAIKLLREQEIVKVRHRAEDAAEERILDALLPPARTFGEEAAVPQDSNTRQLFRKRLREGQLDDKEIEIEVADAVGVDISAPPGMEEMTNQLQSLFANMGKGKRKSRKLKVKEALKMVRDEEAGRLVNDEELKAKALEAVEQHGIVFIDEIDKVAKRGNVGGADVSREGVQRDLLPLIEGCTVNTKLGMVKTDHILFIASGAFHLSKPSDLVPELQGRLPIRVELKALSPQDFERILSEPHASLTEQYRELLKTEGLNIEFMPEGIKRLAEIAWQVNEKTENIGARRLHTLLERLLEEVSFSAGDIASAQNEEPIRIDAEYVNSHLGELAENEDLSRYIL; from the coding sequence ATGTCCATGACTCCCCGCGAAATTGTCCACGAACTCAATCGCCACATCATCGGCCAGGACGACGCCAAGCGCGCCGTTGCCATCGCGCTGCGTAACCGCTGGCGCCGGATGCAACTGCCGGAAGAACTGCGCGTTGAAGTGACGCCAAAAAACATCTTGATGATCGGCCCTACCGGCGTCGGTAAAACCGAGATCGCCCGTCGTCTGGCCAAATTGGCCAACGCACCGTTCATCAAGGTTGAAGCGACGAAGTTCACCGAAGTTGGCTATGTAGGCCGCGACGTCGAGTCGATCATCCGTGATCTGGCTGATGCTGCAATCAAGCTGCTGCGCGAACAGGAAATCGTAAAGGTTCGCCACCGTGCCGAAGACGCCGCCGAAGAGCGCATCCTCGACGCCCTGCTGCCTCCTGCCCGCACATTCGGCGAAGAAGCCGCCGTACCGCAGGATTCCAACACTCGCCAGCTGTTCCGCAAGCGTCTGCGTGAAGGCCAGCTGGACGACAAGGAAATCGAAATCGAAGTCGCCGATGCTGTTGGTGTGGACATCTCCGCGCCGCCTGGCATGGAAGAAATGACCAACCAGTTGCAAAGCCTGTTTGCCAACATGGGCAAAGGCAAGCGCAAGAGCCGCAAGCTGAAAGTCAAAGAAGCCCTGAAAATGGTGCGTGACGAAGAAGCCGGTCGCCTGGTTAATGACGAAGAACTCAAGGCCAAGGCCCTGGAAGCGGTCGAACAGCACGGTATCGTGTTTATCGATGAAATCGACAAAGTGGCCAAGCGCGGTAATGTCGGTGGCGCCGATGTGTCCCGCGAAGGTGTGCAGCGCGACCTGCTGCCGCTGATCGAAGGTTGCACCGTCAATACCAAACTGGGCATGGTCAAGACCGACCACATCCTGTTTATCGCCTCCGGCGCGTTCCACCTGAGCAAGCCAAGCGACCTGGTGCCCGAGCTGCAAGGCCGTCTGCCGATCCGCGTTGAACTTAAGGCGCTGTCGCCACAGGATTTCGAACGCATCCTCAGCGAGCCGCACGCTTCGTTGACCGAGCAATACCGCGAGCTGCTGAAAACCGAAGGCCTGAACATCGAGTTCATGCCTGAAGGCATCAAGCGCCTGGCCGAAATTGCCTGGCAGGTGAACGAGAAAACCGAGAATATCGGTGCCCGCCGTCTGCACACGCTGCTTGAACGTTTGCTCGAAGAAGTGTCCTTCAGCGCCGGTGATATCGCCAGTGCGCAGAATGAGGAGCCTATCCGCATCGACGCCGAATACGTCAACAGCCACCTGGGCGAACTGGCCGAGAACGAAGACCTCTCGCGCTACATCTTGTAA
- a CDS encoding gamma-butyrobetaine hydroxylase-like domain-containing protein, translated as MIPSAINLHKASKTLTLKYPSGEEHHLPAEFLRVHSPSAEVQGHGNPILQFGKINVGLSKIEPAGQYALKLTFDDGHDSGLFTWDYLYQLGVRQQELWADYLQELKKAGKSRDPSVSVVKLML; from the coding sequence ATGATCCCCAGTGCCATCAACCTGCACAAAGCTTCTAAGACCCTCACCCTCAAATACCCGTCCGGCGAAGAGCACCACCTGCCGGCCGAGTTTCTGCGCGTGCACTCGCCGTCTGCCGAGGTTCAGGGCCACGGCAATCCGATTCTGCAATTTGGCAAGATCAATGTCGGCTTGAGCAAGATCGAACCCGCAGGCCAGTACGCGTTGAAACTGACCTTCGATGACGGTCACGACAGCGGGCTGTTTACCTGGGACTACCTCTACCAACTCGGCGTGCGCCAGCAAGAGCTGTGGGCGGATTACTTGCAGGAACTGAAAAAAGCCGGCAAGTCCCGCGACCCTTCGGTGTCGGTGGTCAAATTGATGCTCTGA
- a CDS encoding phasin family protein yields the protein MAAKKPTAKDSNTWVGKVEEYSRKIWLAGLGVYSKIDTDGSKLFDTLVKDGEKAEKLAKDAGHKVAEGVKSSTSSARSRVEDVKDLALEKWGEFEEAFDKRLNSAITRLGVPSRDEVKALHAKVETLTKHIEKLTAAAAKVAASKAPVASKAAPAKAAAKPAVAKAAAKPAAKPAAKPAAVKAPAAASKPAAAKPAAKKPAAKKPVAPKAPAVDAKGTTSTL from the coding sequence ATGGCTGCGAAAAAACCGACTGCTAAAGACAGCAACACCTGGGTAGGCAAGGTGGAAGAGTACTCACGAAAAATCTGGCTGGCTGGTTTGGGTGTGTACTCGAAAATTGATACCGATGGCAGCAAGCTCTTCGACACCCTGGTCAAGGATGGCGAAAAGGCCGAAAAACTGGCCAAGGATGCCGGGCACAAAGTGGCCGAGGGCGTTAAATCATCGACATCGTCCGCGCGCTCGCGGGTTGAAGATGTCAAGGATCTGGCCCTGGAAAAGTGGGGCGAGTTCGAAGAGGCTTTCGACAAGCGCCTTAATAGCGCCATTACCCGCTTGGGTGTCCCCAGCCGTGATGAGGTCAAGGCGTTGCATGCCAAGGTCGAGACCCTGACCAAGCATATCGAGAAGCTGACTGCGGCGGCTGCCAAAGTTGCGGCCAGCAAGGCGCCGGTTGCGAGCAAGGCGGCACCGGCCAAGGCTGCGGCAAAACCTGCGGTTGCCAAAGCGGCTGCCAAGCCTGCGGCCAAACCTGCAGCCAAGCCCGCTGCTGTTAAAGCTCCTGCGGCCGCGAGCAAGCCAGCAGCCGCCAAACCGGCCGCCAAAAAACCTGCGGCCAAGAAACCAGTAGCGCCTAAAGCGCCAGCGGTTGATGCCAAGGGAACGACTTCCACTTTGTAG
- a CDS encoding polyhydroxyalkanoic acid system family protein — protein sequence MARISVERTHSLGLEAAREKARPLVEKLASQYGLTPTWAGDTVKLKRSGVNGTLLISDNNVKVDVELGLLMSAMSGMIQSEIERSLDKALA from the coding sequence ATGGCGCGTATCAGCGTTGAACGTACCCACAGTCTGGGCCTTGAGGCCGCACGTGAGAAAGCCCGTCCTTTGGTCGAGAAACTGGCCAGCCAGTATGGCCTGACCCCTACCTGGGCGGGCGACACGGTAAAACTGAAGCGCTCGGGAGTGAATGGCACCCTGCTAATCAGCGACAACAACGTCAAGGTCGATGTGGAACTGGGCCTGTTGATGTCGGCGATGAGCGGCATGATCCAGTCGGAAATCGAACGCTCGCTGGATAAGGCGCTGGCGTAG